The Candidatus Polarisedimenticolia bacterium DNA window ACGGGGGGTGCCTGTGCAACCCTGTACAGCGAAGGGAAGTACCAGTCCTTCGATCTCGATTTCATCCTGCAGTCGGCGGCTTCATCCCATGAGCTCGACGAAGCGATGCGGGGCATCGGTTTTCGCAGGGTGGGAAACCATTACGAGCACGCACGGGCTCGCTTCCTGGTGGAGTTCCCGGCGGGGCCTCTGGGGATCGGCAGCGATCTCGACGTCAAACCCGTCACCTACAGGATTGGCAAGGTCGGCGTGAGGGCTCTGTCCGCCACCGACTCCTGCCGCGATCGGCTTGCGGCCTTCTATCATTGGAACGACCGACAGAGTCTTTCCACCGCCGTGGAGATCGCGCGCCGGCGACGGGTGAACCTCAGCAAGATTGGAAAGTGGAGCGTGAAAGAAGGCGCTGCATCGAAGTTCCAGCAATTCCTCGATTCCCTCGAACGGTTGCGTGGCCATCGGTCCGCCTCGAGGTCCCGGTAAGGACTCCGGACCTACGCCCCCCTCGCCAACGCCGCCTTGCGGCGCTCCTGGCTGGCGGCCGGCCAGAGTACCTTCGGGTCATAGTAGACCTCGAAGGCCGGGACGGAGTCGGGCAGCCGGACCCACGGAAGCTTCGAGCGGGTGTAGATGTGGACGTCGGGAGCGACGGCGGCAGGCTCATCGAGCGTGCCGCCGCGCACGAACAATACTTGATGACGGTTGCCATACTCGCTCCACAGCGCCACCCGGCAGTCGGGGCAGCGGAAGATCCGGTTGGGGCTGCCGCCGTTGAGGGGCATGACCACCGGTTCCGGCACCGCGCCCTCGCGCTCGACGCGGTCGGCTTCGATCAGCATATTGATCACGAAGGCGCTCCCCGTGTGCCGCTGGCAGTTCAGACAATGGCAGCAGTGCACGAACATGGGCGCCGTAGATAGCCGATAACGCACTTTCCCGCAGGAACAGCCGCCGGTGAGATTTGACTCCATGTGAACCTCCGTATCGTGGATTATCTCGCGAGCTATTCTAGAAGAACTGAGGAGCTTCTACCGGCACGGTCGTGAAGCTGCTCAAGGCTGACGGCGGGCGATGGCTCAGTCCCTGTGAGCCACGTCCAAGTTCGCCCGCCGCAGCCTGATCGGCGGCA harbors:
- a CDS encoding GFA family protein; the encoded protein is MESNLTGGCSCGKVRYRLSTAPMFVHCCHCLNCQRHTGSAFVINMLIEADRVEREGAVPEPVVMPLNGGSPNRIFRCPDCRVALWSEYGNRHQVLFVRGGTLDEPAAVAPDVHIYTRSKLPWVRLPDSVPAFEVYYDPKVLWPAASQERRKAALARGA